One window of Botrimarina mediterranea genomic DNA carries:
- a CDS encoding type I restriction endonuclease subunit R, giving the protein MDPEAQARRNIDRQLVAAGWVIQDAKAIDLSAGLGIAVREFPLTGGFADYLLYVDEKIAGVIEAKPEGHALIGVELQSGKYLAGVPKRLPAWASPLPFAYESTGVETRFTSTLDAVPRSREVFTFHRPDELLRLLRLGPAGQVRTRLASLPPLVPTRLWAPQIEAIENLEKSLAEGRPRALIQMATGSGKTFTACSFCYRLLRHAGAKRILFLVDRNNLGKQTESEFQNYQSPENQYKFTEEYPVQRLSGSAGVAGASKVVISTIQRLYATLRGEELDDEADEGSLFESGDATLRKEPMPVDYKPGFPIETFDFVVIDECHRSIYNLWRQVLDYFDAFLIGLTATPTDQTLGFFHRNLVQDYSHARAVADGVNVGYDVYRIETQITQQGAKLAKEPGVMVPHRSRLTREKRYKELENDVTYTANQVGKDVISGDQLRLVIKTFRDRLPTEIFPGRTEVPKTLVFAKTDNHAEELVDVIRQEFGKGNEFCQKITSKSHRSPDDLLAEFRTAYFPRIAVTVDMIATGTDVKPLECLLFMRSVGSGPYFEQMKGRGCRVVDPAELKQVTSDAVIKDRFVIVDAVGVCERDKTESCPLDRKPTVGLDKVLDLAGKGVADADLASALAAKLTRLDRKLTPEQRQTIEQAAGGQSIASLAADLLSAADADAAAQQAATDHALASAEEATEEQIAAAESDRAREALRPFRKTELRDAILATSRVADIVYDEQNLDALLGAGFDAAARAKAEGQLADFRQYLEENRDRLEALQILYSKPYRAGLRLRHVKELREQLRAALKLAEPVPQLWRLFEAVEPDRVARREGDAVVDLVALVRHALDRASPLVPVRQTIHQRYDAWLAQCAAGGRVFTADQRRWLDAIRDHVAESLTIAPDDLEYVPFNAMGGLGAAHRLFGPQLPEILAELNTALAA; this is encoded by the coding sequence GTGGACCCCGAAGCCCAAGCCCGCCGCAATATCGACCGCCAGCTCGTGGCGGCCGGGTGGGTCATTCAGGACGCCAAGGCCATCGACCTGTCGGCCGGGCTGGGGATCGCCGTGCGTGAGTTCCCGCTCACCGGCGGGTTCGCGGACTACCTGCTCTACGTCGACGAGAAGATCGCCGGCGTCATCGAGGCCAAGCCCGAGGGGCACGCCCTCATCGGCGTCGAGCTGCAGTCGGGCAAGTACCTCGCCGGCGTGCCCAAGCGGCTCCCGGCGTGGGCGTCGCCGCTACCGTTCGCCTACGAGTCGACCGGCGTCGAGACCCGCTTCACCTCGACGCTCGACGCCGTGCCCCGCAGCCGCGAGGTTTTTACGTTCCACCGGCCCGACGAGCTGCTCCGCCTGCTGCGGCTGGGCCCGGCCGGGCAGGTCCGCACGCGGCTGGCGTCATTGCCGCCGCTGGTGCCGACGCGGCTCTGGGCGCCGCAGATCGAGGCGATCGAGAACCTCGAAAAGTCGCTCGCCGAGGGCCGCCCCCGCGCCTTGATCCAGATGGCGACCGGCAGCGGCAAGACCTTCACGGCCTGCTCGTTCTGCTACCGCCTGCTCCGCCACGCCGGCGCGAAGCGGATCCTGTTTCTCGTGGACCGCAACAACCTCGGCAAGCAGACCGAGAGCGAGTTCCAGAACTACCAGTCGCCCGAGAACCAGTACAAGTTCACCGAGGAGTACCCCGTGCAGCGGCTGAGCGGCTCGGCCGGAGTCGCCGGGGCCAGCAAGGTCGTGATCAGCACGATCCAGCGGCTCTACGCGACGCTACGCGGCGAGGAGCTCGACGACGAGGCCGACGAGGGATCGCTCTTCGAGTCGGGCGACGCCACGCTCCGCAAGGAGCCGATGCCGGTCGACTACAAGCCGGGCTTCCCGATCGAGACGTTTGACTTCGTCGTCATCGATGAGTGCCACCGCAGCATTTACAACCTCTGGCGGCAGGTGCTCGACTACTTCGACGCCTTCCTGATCGGACTCACCGCCACGCCCACCGACCAGACGCTCGGCTTCTTCCACCGCAACCTGGTCCAGGACTACTCGCACGCCCGCGCGGTCGCCGACGGCGTCAACGTCGGCTACGACGTCTACCGCATCGAGACCCAGATCACCCAGCAGGGCGCCAAGCTGGCCAAAGAGCCCGGCGTCATGGTGCCGCACCGCAGCCGGCTGACGCGCGAGAAGCGTTACAAGGAGCTCGAGAACGACGTCACCTACACGGCCAACCAAGTCGGGAAAGACGTCATCAGCGGCGACCAGCTACGCCTGGTCATCAAAACCTTCCGCGACCGGCTCCCCACCGAAATCTTTCCGGGCCGGACCGAGGTCCCCAAGACGCTCGTCTTCGCCAAGACCGACAACCACGCCGAGGAGCTCGTCGACGTCATCCGCCAGGAGTTCGGCAAGGGGAACGAGTTCTGCCAGAAGATTACCAGCAAGAGCCATCGCTCGCCCGACGACCTGCTCGCGGAGTTCCGCACCGCCTACTTCCCGCGCATCGCGGTGACGGTCGACATGATCGCCACCGGGACCGACGTCAAACCGCTCGAGTGCCTGCTCTTCATGCGCTCGGTCGGCTCGGGGCCCTACTTCGAGCAGATGAAGGGGCGCGGCTGCCGCGTGGTCGATCCGGCCGAGCTCAAGCAGGTCACCAGCGACGCGGTGATCAAGGACCGCTTCGTCATCGTCGACGCCGTCGGGGTCTGCGAGCGCGACAAGACCGAGTCGTGCCCGCTGGACCGCAAGCCGACCGTCGGCCTCGACAAGGTGCTTGACCTGGCCGGCAAGGGCGTCGCCGACGCCGACCTCGCTAGCGCGCTGGCCGCCAAGCTGACGCGGCTCGACCGCAAGCTCACCCCCGAGCAGCGGCAGACGATCGAGCAGGCCGCCGGCGGGCAGTCGATCGCCTCGCTGGCGGCCGACCTGCTCAGCGCGGCCGACGCGGACGCCGCCGCCCAGCAAGCGGCCACCGACCACGCGCTCGCCTCAGCCGAGGAGGCGACCGAAGAGCAGATCGCCGCCGCCGAATCGGACCGCGCCCGCGAGGCCCTGCGGCCGTTCCGCAAGACCGAGCTGCGTGACGCCATCCTCGCCACGTCGCGCGTCGCCGACATCGTCTACGACGAGCAGAACCTCGACGCGCTACTCGGCGCCGGGTTCGACGCGGCCGCACGCGCGAAGGCCGAGGGGCAGCTCGCCGACTTCCGCCAGTACCTCGAGGAGAACCGCGACCGGCTCGAGGCGCTGCAGATCCTCTACAGCAAGCCCTACCGGGCCGGGCTGCGGCTGCGGCACGTCAAGGAGCTGCGCGAGCAGTTGCGGGCCGCCCTGAAGCTCGCCGAGCCCGTGCCGCAGCTCTGGCGGCTCTTCGAAGCCGTCGAGCCCGACCGGGTCGCCCGCCGTGAGGGGGACGCCGTGGTCGATCTGGTGGCCCTGGTGCGTCACGCCCTCGACCGCGCATCGCCGCTCGTGCCGGTGCGGCAGACGATCCACCAGCGTTACGACGCCTGGCTCGCCCAGTGCGCAGCCGGGGGACGCGTCTTCACGGCCGACCAGCGCCGCTGGCTCGACGCGATCCGCGACCACGTCGCCGAGAGCCTTACGATCGCGCCAGACGACCTAGAGTACGTGCCGTTCAACGCGATGGGGGGGCTGGGCGCCGCCCACCGATTGTTCGGCCCCCAGCTGCCGGAGATACTCGCCGAACTCAACACGGCCCTCGCGGCATAG
- a CDS encoding tyrosine-type recombinase/integrase, with protein MASVITESTKSGRKRYRVAFRDEHGVRKAIRLVGVSKRDAGEIASKVQAIMSARISGAPLANAVAEWVAGIGDELHSKLAAAGLCQTRRNATLTAFIDGLIAEWEAREGNAKPAARTLINWKAARRKLSDYFVEDPKLSALTPEQAKGWRVWLTEMHASATVAAHVKRAKQFFREAVERGYLQTSPFEGLVAGDDSNAERKAYVSVDDVQKLIDVAPDAEWRLMIALARYGGLRTPSETLRLRWTDIDWEAGVMRVTSPKTAKQGKASRVVPLFEELLPYLLDAREVRPESEFCISRYRDRESNLRTQMARLIDRAGLQAWPRLWHALRASRATDLADRFPSHVGAEWLGHTEEVARRNYRTVTAEHLAMARGEGGVRHPGQDANVEGRRGDAGGGAQGGGKRQNRVASSAPPQTKNPAKLSVSRGLERAAVPRRGVEPLSPP; from the coding sequence ATGGCTTCCGTGATCACCGAATCCACCAAGAGCGGCCGCAAGCGTTACCGCGTCGCCTTCCGCGACGAGCACGGCGTTCGCAAGGCGATTCGGCTGGTCGGCGTCAGCAAGCGTGACGCCGGCGAGATCGCGTCAAAGGTGCAAGCGATTATGTCGGCGCGAATCTCAGGGGCGCCTCTCGCAAATGCCGTCGCCGAATGGGTTGCTGGCATCGGGGATGAGCTGCACTCGAAGTTGGCGGCCGCTGGACTTTGTCAGACGCGACGCAACGCGACGCTCACCGCGTTCATCGATGGCCTCATCGCCGAGTGGGAGGCAAGGGAAGGAAACGCCAAACCCGCGGCACGAACACTGATCAACTGGAAGGCGGCGCGGCGCAAGCTTAGCGACTACTTCGTCGAGGACCCGAAACTCTCGGCACTAACTCCCGAGCAAGCGAAGGGTTGGCGCGTGTGGTTGACCGAGATGCACGCGTCCGCCACCGTGGCGGCTCACGTGAAACGGGCAAAGCAGTTCTTTCGTGAGGCCGTGGAAAGGGGCTATCTGCAAACCTCACCGTTCGAGGGCCTCGTCGCCGGTGACGACAGCAACGCCGAGCGGAAGGCTTACGTGTCGGTCGACGACGTTCAGAAGCTCATTGATGTCGCTCCCGACGCCGAGTGGCGATTGATGATTGCACTGGCTCGCTACGGGGGTTTGCGAACCCCGTCCGAGACTTTGCGATTACGTTGGACGGATATCGACTGGGAGGCCGGTGTAATGAGGGTGACCAGTCCAAAGACAGCGAAGCAAGGCAAAGCGTCGCGCGTCGTGCCGTTGTTCGAAGAATTACTGCCCTACCTGCTGGACGCCCGCGAAGTGCGCCCGGAATCCGAGTTCTGCATCTCCCGCTACCGCGACCGCGAGTCCAACCTGCGGACTCAAATGGCGAGACTCATTGACCGCGCTGGACTCCAGGCGTGGCCGCGACTGTGGCACGCTTTGCGGGCGAGCCGAGCGACCGACTTAGCCGATCGCTTCCCGTCGCATGTCGGCGCCGAATGGCTCGGCCATACCGAGGAGGTCGCTAGGCGGAACTACCGCACGGTGACGGCTGAGCACTTAGCGATGGCGAGGGGGGAGGGCGGCGTCCGCCACCCTGGTCAAGACGCCAACGTAGAGGGCCGAAGGGGTGACGCAGGGGGTGGAGCGCAAGGGGGCGGAAAACGCCAGAATCGAGTAGCAAGTAGCGCTCCACCTCAAACGAAAAACCCCGCGAAACTCAGTGTTTCCCGGGGTTTGGAGAGAGCCGCAGTACCCCGTAGGGGAGTCGAACCCCTGTCTCCGCCGTGA
- a CDS encoding helix-turn-helix domain-containing protein encodes MLTQPRSRSEHPSDVLTLSEAAHLLKVCDKTLAGLAKSGDLPARRVGNQWRFSRLAVLAFLEGGPANPPEEAMPTAADSGKSQTSPSRSARPTAADWRRRSGL; translated from the coding sequence ATGCTGACCCAACCCCGCTCCCGATCGGAGCACCCATCCGATGTGCTCACACTGAGCGAGGCTGCCCATTTGCTCAAAGTCTGTGACAAGACTCTCGCCGGCCTTGCGAAGAGTGGCGATCTGCCCGCCCGCCGCGTCGGCAACCAATGGCGGTTCAGTCGCCTGGCCGTGCTCGCCTTTCTCGAAGGCGGCCCGGCCAATCCTCCCGAAGAGGCGATGCCGACAGCCGCTGATAGCGGCAAGTCACAAACCAGTCCGAGTCGGAGCGCCCGGCCGACTGCAGCGGATTGGCGCCGGCGGTCGGGCTTGTAG
- a CDS encoding ABC transporter ATP-binding protein: MIEIKGLTKKYGELFAIREINLSLQAGDVFGFIGPNGAGKTTTMRILATLLQPTWGEAYVAGHSIYTAPKDIRRAIGYMPDFFGVYDDMKVIEYLEFFAAAYRIRGEKRRKVCDDVLDLVDLGYKRDALVTSLSRGMTQRLGLARVLLHDPQVLLLDEPASGLDPRARIEIRALLKELRSMGKTIMVSSHILPELADVCNKIGIIERGELIVNADVADVMKQVRQQTVLKVAVAERDGKTLDGAAELLTGLPQVESVAPSSQPGAPLTVTLRAEAQDPSDIARALFEAGYALTLLKEDEINLETAFMTLTQGITS, from the coding sequence ATGATCGAAATCAAAGGCCTCACGAAGAAGTACGGCGAGCTCTTCGCCATCCGTGAGATCAACCTCTCGCTCCAGGCGGGAGACGTCTTCGGCTTCATCGGTCCTAACGGCGCCGGCAAGACGACAACGATGCGCATCCTGGCGACGCTCTTGCAGCCGACCTGGGGCGAGGCGTACGTCGCCGGCCACTCGATCTACACCGCGCCGAAAGACATCCGCCGCGCGATCGGCTACATGCCCGACTTCTTCGGCGTGTACGACGACATGAAAGTGATCGAGTACCTCGAGTTCTTCGCCGCCGCGTACCGCATCCGCGGCGAGAAGCGTCGCAAGGTGTGCGACGACGTGCTCGACCTCGTGGACCTCGGCTACAAGCGCGACGCGCTAGTGACGAGCCTCAGCCGCGGCATGACGCAGCGTCTGGGACTGGCGCGGGTGCTGCTGCACGATCCGCAGGTGCTGCTGCTCGACGAACCGGCCTCGGGCCTCGACCCCCGCGCCCGCATCGAGATCCGTGCGTTGCTGAAGGAGCTCCGCAGCATGGGCAAGACCATCATGGTCAGCAGCCACATCCTGCCGGAGCTGGCGGACGTCTGTAACAAGATCGGCATCATCGAGCGCGGCGAGCTGATCGTGAACGCCGACGTCGCCGACGTGATGAAGCAGGTCCGCCAGCAGACGGTGCTCAAGGTCGCCGTCGCGGAACGAGACGGCAAGACCCTCGACGGCGCCGCCGAGTTGCTCACGGGCCTCCCGCAGGTCGAATCGGTCGCCCCTTCCAGCCAGCCGGGCGCCCCCCTGACGGTGACCCTGCGGGCTGAGGCCCAAGACCCCAGCGACATCGCCCGGGCACTGTTCGAGGCCGGCTACGCCCTGACGCTCCTCAAGGAGGACGAGATCAACCTCGAGACGGCGTTCATGACGCTGACGCAGGGAATTACGAGCTGA
- a CDS encoding restriction endonuclease subunit S: MAALEGARAKLRRLRASVLKSAVEGRLTADWRAEHKDIEPASELLERILVERRERQLAAQLDKWRARKAKAGWTAERIAAAEPAERTKLAAKYQEPKGPATDDLPELPATWCWATVEAICDVFTGTTPNRGTARFYENGSIPWITSTAVNHDFVDKETEFVTEAATLETRLALYPAGTLLIALYGEGKTRGMVTELRIDATINQALAALCFPRNQTGLRDYSKVFLKANYASLRRKAAGGMQPNLNLSLVNAIAVAVPPLAEQAEIVRRVDEQLSRIDAAEKVIDTGLARAKRLRQAILKRAFAGRLVPQDPRDEPASMLLERIRAERAAAAASNGKTTRASIKNGTGGGDAPARKGTKKEATRVAAVAKSTPPTESAIRNPQSAIAPKQLSLLGDEPEAAHAIDAEQIAAAFQRSHDGYSTDYVLASPEANARFLDAAASLGVDAPAVAINKHLLIVRKTQKGLLPKTSRRYRNPADLDPFEFVAEWAVRIVQRKVKKELGREPSLDTLLCDPELAKRFDEIAAKLKALDGKRLPYRWFALALRKRKHSDAGGLVAEFAEPLPLEEAVAKAPKGPGVYQVLAGDRPLYVAAADDVRKQLLVHGLTTGDAQRVVPAWEARKPQTVALLASRQRADELASAARSTLRPQLNLVL, encoded by the coding sequence GTGGCGGCTTTGGAGGGGGCGCGGGCCAAGCTGCGGCGGCTGCGGGCCAGCGTGCTGAAGTCGGCCGTCGAGGGCCGGCTCACCGCCGACTGGCGCGCCGAGCACAAGGACATCGAGCCCGCCAGCGAACTGCTCGAGCGGATCCTCGTCGAGCGCCGCGAGCGCCAGCTCGCCGCCCAGCTCGACAAGTGGCGCGCCCGCAAAGCGAAGGCCGGCTGGACCGCCGAGCGGATCGCCGCGGCCGAGCCCGCGGAGCGGACGAAGCTCGCCGCGAAGTACCAGGAGCCGAAGGGGCCCGCGACCGACGATCTGCCGGAACTGCCGGCGACGTGGTGCTGGGCGACGGTTGAAGCCATATGCGACGTGTTTACGGGCACGACGCCTAACCGTGGTACCGCCAGGTTCTACGAGAACGGCAGCATTCCATGGATAACAAGCACCGCGGTAAATCACGACTTCGTCGATAAAGAAACCGAGTTCGTCACGGAAGCGGCAACTTTGGAAACAAGGTTGGCTCTCTATCCCGCCGGCACTTTGCTGATTGCGTTGTATGGCGAAGGAAAGACTCGCGGGATGGTTACCGAGCTTCGAATTGATGCAACTATCAACCAAGCGTTGGCGGCCTTGTGTTTCCCGCGCAATCAGACTGGCCTCCGCGACTATTCAAAGGTCTTCCTCAAAGCGAACTACGCTTCACTAAGGCGCAAGGCTGCAGGCGGAATGCAGCCCAACTTGAACCTTAGCCTTGTCAATGCAATCGCCGTCGCTGTACCGCCGCTCGCCGAACAAGCCGAGATCGTCCGTCGCGTTGACGAGCAGCTCAGCCGGATCGACGCGGCCGAGAAGGTGATCGACACGGGGCTCGCCCGCGCGAAGCGGCTGCGGCAGGCGATCCTCAAGCGGGCCTTCGCGGGGCGCCTCGTCCCGCAAGACCCCCGCGACGAACCCGCCAGCATGCTGCTGGAGCGGATCCGCGCCGAACGCGCGGCCGCGGCGGCGAGCAACGGGAAAACGACCCGCGCATCCATCAAGAACGGAACCGGGGGCGGGGACGCCCCGGCTCGCAAGGGAACCAAGAAGGAGGCCACCCGCGTCGCCGCCGTCGCGAAATCGACGCCCCCAACGGAATCCGCAATCCGCAATCCCCAATCCGCAATCGCCCCCAAGCAGCTCTCGCTGTTGGGGGACGAGCCGGAAGCCGCGCACGCGATCGACGCCGAGCAGATCGCCGCCGCGTTCCAGCGTTCCCACGACGGGTACTCGACCGACTACGTCCTCGCCTCGCCCGAGGCCAACGCCCGCTTCCTCGACGCGGCCGCGTCGCTCGGCGTCGACGCGCCCGCCGTGGCGATCAACAAGCACCTGCTGATTGTCCGCAAGACACAAAAGGGCCTGCTGCCCAAGACGTCGCGGCGTTACCGCAACCCGGCGGACCTCGACCCCTTCGAGTTTGTCGCCGAGTGGGCGGTCCGCATCGTGCAGCGGAAGGTCAAGAAAGAGCTGGGCCGCGAGCCGTCGCTCGACACGCTGCTCTGCGACCCGGAGCTCGCCAAGCGCTTCGACGAGATTGCCGCGAAGCTCAAGGCGTTGGACGGCAAACGGCTGCCGTACCGCTGGTTCGCCCTCGCACTGCGGAAGCGGAAGCACAGCGACGCCGGCGGTCTCGTGGCCGAGTTCGCCGAGCCGCTGCCGCTGGAAGAAGCCGTCGCCAAGGCGCCCAAGGGCCCCGGCGTCTATCAGGTGCTCGCCGGCGACCGCCCTCTGTACGTCGCCGCGGCCGACGACGTGCGGAAGCAACTCCTCGTCCACGGCCTCACCACCGGCGACGCTCAGCGCGTGGTGCCCGCCTGGGAAGCCCGCAAGCCGCAAACCGTGGCCCTGCTCGCGAGCCGCCAGCGGGCGGACGAGCTGGCGTCGGCCGCGCGGAGCACGCTGCGCCCGCAACTGAATC
- a CDS encoding helix-turn-helix domain-containing protein, with the protein MSAKRKTIEDVLRERLAGDPASYYAIAKATGITHPTLMRFAKGKGGLRLSVAAKLAEHYHLELRERQE; encoded by the coding sequence ATGTCAGCCAAGCGTAAGACGATCGAAGATGTACTGCGCGAGAGACTCGCCGGCGATCCGGCGAGTTACTATGCCATCGCCAAGGCGACCGGGATTACGCACCCGACACTGATGCGATTCGCCAAGGGAAAGGGAGGGCTACGGCTCTCCGTAGCGGCGAAGCTTGCCGAGCACTACCACTTAGAACTGCGTGAGCGTCAGGAGTAG
- a CDS encoding YfjI family protein: MTTIDIAVGETGRDGEHKVVAVSDGRVHLDRFDPAIAWKRTKFAEAAVVVLGLDADAVSEIEARIATEVVKADLAAVQKSKPDTVAAAPPDAWRPFPTDSLPARLAEFTRTAARSIGCDESFIALPVLAVCGAAIGTTRRVLLKPGWAEPLCIWAAIVGESGSQKTPAFSAAIRPLKRRQAELMKAAAAVREAFDADVAEYEKALAVWKRERGDSPAPSKPVPFPIGRVLVGDATVESLGPILNQNPRGVLLARDELAGWLDFDRYSKNGKGGSDVSHWLSWFNAQPTVIDRRSNPDPLFVPEAVVGIVGGIQPRVLDRAIGGDHRENGLLARLLLAYPPRQPKKWSEHGLPPEEEDRYERLVMRLYDLQHAVDDNGDPEPMLLTLDAEAKRLLVEFVNAHGREAADLTGDESAAYAKLEAYAARLAGVLHLVRWADGDVLKANRIDGVTMAAAVRLVEWFKREVRRVYRVLRESDDARDQRRIAEWIALKGGSATVREVQRGFNRLKTAADAEAVLQALVAAGVGAWESVGPGERGGRPTRRFSLTDAVTDDTTPLGTACDAVLSPEASGWDDDGWEAA, from the coding sequence ATGACGACTATCGACATTGCCGTCGGCGAGACCGGTCGAGATGGTGAGCACAAGGTGGTGGCCGTAAGTGATGGGCGAGTGCACCTCGACCGCTTCGACCCGGCAATCGCCTGGAAACGGACGAAGTTTGCGGAGGCCGCGGTAGTCGTTCTGGGGCTAGACGCCGACGCCGTATCCGAGATCGAAGCGAGGATCGCCACCGAAGTAGTGAAAGCTGACCTTGCCGCTGTCCAAAAGTCGAAGCCCGATACCGTAGCAGCCGCGCCACCCGACGCTTGGCGGCCGTTTCCGACGGACTCTCTGCCTGCAAGGCTTGCTGAATTCACTCGCACGGCTGCCCGATCGATCGGCTGCGACGAGTCTTTCATCGCGCTACCTGTCCTAGCGGTTTGCGGAGCAGCGATTGGGACCACTCGCCGGGTGCTGCTCAAGCCCGGTTGGGCCGAACCCCTGTGCATCTGGGCCGCCATTGTCGGCGAGAGCGGCTCTCAGAAGACACCGGCTTTTTCTGCGGCTATCCGGCCGCTGAAACGTCGGCAGGCGGAGCTGATGAAGGCTGCCGCGGCAGTTCGAGAAGCGTTCGATGCGGATGTAGCCGAGTACGAGAAAGCTCTTGCCGTCTGGAAGCGGGAACGCGGCGACAGCCCGGCGCCTAGCAAGCCGGTCCCGTTCCCTATCGGCCGCGTACTAGTCGGTGACGCAACAGTCGAGTCGCTCGGCCCAATCCTCAATCAGAATCCCCGTGGCGTTCTTCTAGCCCGCGACGAGCTGGCCGGATGGCTCGACTTCGACCGCTATTCCAAGAACGGCAAAGGGGGCAGCGATGTCTCGCACTGGCTGTCATGGTTCAATGCCCAACCGACGGTGATTGACCGCAGGTCCAATCCGGATCCGCTGTTCGTCCCTGAGGCTGTTGTAGGCATCGTCGGCGGGATCCAGCCGCGAGTGCTCGACCGCGCCATCGGCGGCGACCATCGTGAGAACGGGCTGCTGGCGCGGCTGCTCTTGGCGTATCCCCCCCGGCAACCGAAGAAATGGAGTGAACACGGCCTGCCTCCCGAAGAGGAGGATCGGTACGAGCGGCTGGTGATGCGTCTCTACGATCTTCAGCACGCCGTCGATGACAACGGTGACCCGGAGCCAATGTTGCTGACGCTCGATGCAGAGGCAAAGCGGCTACTGGTGGAATTTGTTAACGCCCACGGGCGCGAAGCAGCCGACCTAACCGGCGATGAGTCGGCAGCCTACGCCAAACTCGAAGCCTACGCGGCACGGCTCGCTGGCGTCTTGCACTTGGTGCGTTGGGCCGACGGCGACGTTCTCAAAGCCAATCGCATCGACGGGGTGACGATGGCGGCGGCAGTCCGGTTGGTCGAGTGGTTCAAGCGTGAGGTGCGTCGCGTCTACCGGGTGCTACGAGAGAGTGACGACGCCCGGGACCAGCGGCGAATAGCGGAATGGATCGCCCTGAAGGGCGGGTCAGCAACTGTCCGCGAAGTTCAACGTGGCTTCAATCGGCTCAAGACCGCCGCGGATGCCGAGGCGGTGCTGCAGGCTCTCGTGGCGGCCGGAGTGGGCGCCTGGGAATCTGTCGGCCCAGGAGAGCGAGGCGGGCGACCAACTAGACGATTCTCGCTTACCGATGCAGTGACAGACGACACAACCCCGTTAGGGACGGCGTGTGACGCGGTTCTGTCACCGGAAGCGAGCGGATGGGATGACGACGGGTGGGAGGCCGCATGA